The DNA region aaaataagatcatacGGTTGAAATCCTTCTAAGGAACCAATCTAAGACCTTTCCCCTGAAAGTCTGTTGGAGGCTTGGACTCAAATGTCACAGATAACTGTAAGTACCTACTGATTCAGTGATGAGGGTTCTGGAACACTGGACTTGAGGGTTAAGTGCATGTACTTTGGAAGTGGACAGAGTTAGAAACTAACCCTACCTCTGGTCATTACTGTTTATCCTGTGGAAACCCTTCAACTTCTCACAACctccatttttttcatctgtaaaaggggaagaCTGATATCTACTTCATAGATACACACATAAAGTGACTAGCATAGTGTCTAATATTTAGAAATGTTcactgtttgttctttttcttccttcttgcctaTCCTATTTCTAGCTGCTTCTCCATTCTCACCTAAAAATTATTAGATTCATTCCATTTGAGGTCTTAGGAGAACCCACatgatttatttctctcattctattagttaaaaaaaaattccttatttattttttttggtttctacctgattatgattttgttttccagatatCAGGGAGTTCTAAGCATCACCAGGAATCCCCCGACTAACAGCTTGGCTATGATTACCAAACCTTCTGAGGGTCACTTGGGCGTTTTCATGGCAACAACCAATAATGGTGTGAGAGAATGGCCCCTCAAGTGATACACACCTGTTCCGCCGGCAATCATTCCCAGTTTCTTCGCCACTTGGGGTTCTGGCGGAGATTTTTTGTTGGGCTGAATGCTAAAATTCCCTGAAAAGTCAAGTTAAGAGAGGGGTGGAAGAAAAAAGTCAATATGGGGgactaagaaaacaaatatagaaCTGAAGATGTGTCCCAGGCCGGTTTAGCAGCTGCAATGAAATCTGATCCTGGAGCTTGGGTGGAGGTTTGAGTTGAGCCAGTCTTGACAATGATACACTTGAGGGACAACGGGGCCAGGACTATCCGTCCCATATTATTAAGTACCAGTCAGTTTAGGGCCACACAGTGAGTCATTAGCTGCCTCTGGCAGACCGTCACTCCCTGGTGAGGGAGACAGGCATGGGGCCAGGTGTGAATCTATTTTCCCAAGTGGCACAGAGCAGCTCCAGAGGCTTGCTAATGCACACAGCTGTTCCCATGGGCAGGGATGAAAGCTGTGTCTGGCTATCTAAACTGCTCAACTTGAGAAGCGTtcgggggagggaaagagagacatagGTTTGCTTTAGGCATCTCCACAGCAGTCATGGCTGGTGAGCTCCAGTGGGTAGGGAGCTGGTCCCTGTGGCAAACGGAACTGAGAAATATGCCTTTCCAAAATATCAGCGCTATGTTTAAAGGGCAGGTCTGGCCCTTGCCCACGTActcacatacatgcacacgcACGGCCACAGTGTGCCAAGTGGACTACGCGTACTGGAGAAGTGGGAGACAGGCTCAGGGAGAAGAGGGGCCATTACCTTTCCCAGTGTAAGTGAGCAAACCACTTGGCCCTCGAAATTCCACCACATCCCCAATCTTCAGGCTGTTTAGGTACTGAGACATCTTCCCTCCCTCAGGAAATTTGGGGTGCACACCCTTCAGGTACACCTGGTAAGACAGAATGGAAAACACTTTATCTGGAATGTCACTGGCTTCTGAGCTGAAGCTAGAGCAGGAACTACGCATGTGCTATCGTCCCCAGTCCACATACTTTCTTCATATGCCCTAAGGACACATGTCTCCTGCTATCAAAGAAATCTTGGAAGTTTACAaattccagaaagagagggataagGAGCTCCTGGGGTTCCTTCCTACCCACTTACCTTGATGACAAGATCCACGTAGCCTTGGTCCTCGTCACTGGTGACAGGAGTATATGGCCTGATGACCAGGCTGCCATCGATCCGGGCAGAGAGGTAGACATGTTTGCCTGGGGACCATGTGTAGAGCTACATAAGGGCTGCTGGTGGACGTGTAGCCTTCCTGTCACCTTTCAAAATACTCAAGGAGTTTTGAGAACAAGGATGTCTTGCTTCCTAGAGTGGTTCCAATGAGATAGCAGGCAGGGAGGGCCCCTTAGGGCCCTCAGAAGCCCCCCATTGGAGAAACTCTTGGCAACTACTGCCAGGACCTTAGCAGTAGCAGGAGAATTGAGGGTCTGggcaatgaggaaaaaataaatgtttgctcagggggaaatacaaacaaatcctgcagggaggaggaagaactAGTGAGTGTCAACGATGTCTAGGGGCACAGAAGCCACACCCTGGAGGGGCCCAGTGGTCAGTGATACCTCACCAATCCAAGCTGGGTAGGGAAGGGGAACCACCCTCTTAGGATACCAGGGAAAGGAGCCCACTCCACACTTTCCTTACCCACAGGCAGCCCCAGAACGTGGTGGGCGGTGGGCAGGGCAAAGCGGAACCTCTTGGTGTTGTGGCTCACAGTCTGGAGGATGGACGACACACACGTTTCACCAGGCAGGTCTGGTGCTGCAAAGTGCTTTGGGGCATCCCAACCACAGTGGATGGTCCCTCCTCTACCCGGGCTTTCCTCTACAACTTACCGTCTTGTCTAGCAGTCGCAGCAGGTACTTCTCATTGGGGTCCAGGAGAGTGACCTTTGGCCGGCGGGACTTTCGAACCAAGTACGAGCCCAGAGCCAGGCCAAGCACAGtcagcagccccacccccagggaggcCAGCAGGACTGGGCTCTGTGGGTAGAGAAGGCAGCGTGACCATCATGCTGGGGAAGAACCCGGGGAGTGGGTGGTGACTGTCCCATACAACCAGCCGCCCCAG from Lynx canadensis isolate LIC74 chromosome F1, mLynCan4.pri.v2, whole genome shotgun sequence includes:
- the LOC115505486 gene encoding NADH-cytochrome b5 reductase 1, whose protein sequence is MGFQPSPVLLASLGVGLLTVLGLALGSYLVRKSRRPKVTLLDPNEKYLLRLLDKTTVSHNTKRFRFALPTAHHVLGLPVGKHVYLSARIDGSLVIRPYTPVTSDEDQGYVDLVIKVYLKGVHPKFPEGGKMSQYLNSLKIGDVVEFRGPSGLLTYTGKGNFSIQPNKKSPPEPQVAKKLGMIAGGTGITPMLQLIRAILKDREDPTQCSLLFANQTEKDIILREELEELQARYPSRFKLWFTLDHPPEDWAYSKGFVTADMIREHLPAPGDGVLLLLCGPPPMVQLACHPNLDKLGYSQKMRFTY